In one Shinella zoogloeoides genomic region, the following are encoded:
- the rbfA gene encoding 30S ribosome-binding factor RbfA, with the protein MTRATSSAPSQRMLRVGEQVRAAITQVLQRGDVRDPLIEKTVISISEVRMSPDLKHATAYVTPLGVKDHDVVIEALNRNSKFIRGRLGPHLRQMKYMPDVRFRDDTSFDNYKKIDDLLRSPEVARDLSAEDGEDDN; encoded by the coding sequence CTCGGCGCCGTCGCAACGCATGCTGCGCGTGGGCGAGCAGGTGCGCGCGGCGATCACCCAGGTTCTCCAGCGCGGCGACGTGCGCGACCCGCTGATCGAGAAGACCGTGATTTCCATCTCGGAAGTGCGCATGTCGCCCGATCTCAAGCACGCCACGGCCTATGTGACGCCGCTCGGCGTCAAGGACCATGACGTGGTGATCGAGGCGCTCAACCGCAATTCGAAATTCATTCGCGGCCGCCTCGGCCCGCACCTGCGCCAGATGAAGTACATGCCGGACGTGCGCTTCCGCGACGATACGAGCTTCGACAATTACAAGAAGATCGACGATCTCCTGCGCTCGCCGGAAGTCGCGCGCGATCTTTCCGCCGAAGACGGCGAAGACGACAACTAG